In candidate division KSB1 bacterium, a single genomic region encodes these proteins:
- the otsB gene encoding trehalose-phosphatase has protein sequence MNRQSAGILPSALQQKDQILEQLEENRPAIFLDYDGTLTPIVDDPEQALLPDQVKQQIERLAEHWTVVILSGRDLQDVVNMVGIDNLIYAGSHGFDIQGPDGSYHIEPGKEYLPVLEQAEKHLEKKLEKLNGVRLERKRYAIALHYRGAEQDAVSELEKQVDAAVETFSGLRKTAGKKIFELRPNIDWDKGRALLYLLDALSMDESCTMPLYIGDDETDEDGFRALSDRGIGILVTEGDQETAASYTLQDPDKVAEFLSILENQAEKESELNIWSFAYTGFKPDSEKHREALCTVGNGYFATRGAAPESSANEVHYPGTYAAGVYNRLKSTVSGETVENESLVNVPNWLPLSFCIDDGEPFEADSADIIEYHQELDLQCGILERTVRFQDEQGRRTRLVQRWFVHMRHRHVGGLETTIEAENWSGTLHIRSALDGRVENTLVERYRQLNNHHLEQLGTGVTDDRLMWIQVMTNQSKIRIAEAGRIRLFMDKERIEKTGRMIQEPGYIGQEFDVDVKRGNILRIEKIITLYNSRDSAISECLMQAQEHLRHTDDFVSLMNTHILAWQHLWERWRVSLEIPGRRIQQVLNLHIFQLLQTVSPKTVDLDAGVPPRGLHGEAYRGLIMWDELFILPLLNMRIPDISRTLLMYRYRRLPQACWAASEAGYQGAMYPWQSGSDGQEQAQTLHLNPESGRWIPDHTQLQRHINIAVAYNIWQYYQVTGDMDFMCFYGADMFFKIARFWADKAEYNESTHRYDIRKVMGPDEFHEKYPDASEPGIDNNAYTNIMAAWVFWRALDLLEELPQNRKRFIMEDLNLEQKEIDHWDELSRKIRVVFHDDGIISQFEGYGELKEFDWEAYKKKHGNIHRLDRILEAEDDSPDRYKVSKQADVLMLFYLLSADELRHLFDRLDLPFSYETIPNNIEYYLKRTSHGSTLSSLVHAWVLMRSKREMSWRLFQDALESDVRDVQGGTTPEGIHLGAMAGTVDLITRCYSGIEARDGVLWFHPRLPSELKSLKFGVEYRKTRIFVDIAKNHLRLTSGNDSRETIRVGYDGTTLLLKPGEEKQVNF, from the coding sequence ATGAATAGACAGTCGGCCGGCATCCTGCCGTCAGCGTTGCAACAAAAAGATCAGATTCTGGAACAGCTTGAAGAAAACCGTCCGGCCATTTTCCTGGACTATGACGGCACATTGACACCGATTGTTGATGATCCGGAACAGGCGTTGCTGCCGGATCAGGTCAAACAGCAGATCGAAAGACTGGCCGAACACTGGACGGTTGTCATCTTGTCCGGACGCGATTTGCAGGATGTTGTAAACATGGTCGGGATTGACAATTTAATCTACGCCGGGAGCCACGGTTTTGATATCCAGGGCCCGGACGGATCGTACCATATTGAACCGGGAAAGGAATACCTGCCGGTGCTGGAACAGGCCGAAAAGCATTTGGAGAAAAAACTAGAGAAACTAAACGGCGTACGTCTGGAGCGCAAACGTTACGCCATCGCACTTCACTACCGCGGCGCGGAGCAGGATGCCGTATCCGAACTTGAAAAGCAGGTGGATGCAGCTGTTGAAACATTTTCCGGTCTGAGAAAAACCGCCGGCAAAAAAATATTTGAACTGCGTCCGAACATCGACTGGGACAAGGGCAGAGCGTTGTTGTACTTGCTTGATGCATTGTCCATGGACGAATCCTGTACCATGCCCCTGTACATCGGTGATGATGAGACGGATGAAGACGGATTCAGGGCCCTGTCTGACCGGGGAATCGGTATTCTGGTCACAGAGGGCGATCAGGAAACCGCTGCTTCCTATACTCTGCAGGACCCGGATAAAGTCGCAGAATTCCTGTCGATACTTGAAAATCAGGCTGAAAAAGAATCTGAATTAAATATCTGGTCGTTTGCCTATACCGGATTTAAACCCGATTCGGAAAAACACCGCGAAGCCCTGTGTACGGTGGGCAATGGATATTTTGCCACACGTGGGGCCGCGCCCGAGTCATCCGCCAATGAGGTGCATTATCCCGGTACCTATGCGGCCGGAGTGTATAACCGCCTGAAAAGCACAGTATCGGGCGAGACCGTGGAGAATGAAAGTCTGGTGAATGTGCCCAACTGGCTGCCGCTCAGCTTTTGCATTGATGACGGTGAACCTTTTGAAGCGGATTCGGCGGACATCATAGAGTATCATCAGGAACTGGACCTGCAGTGCGGCATACTGGAAAGAACGGTGCGCTTTCAGGATGAGCAGGGCCGCCGCACCCGGCTTGTTCAGCGATGGTTTGTGCACATGCGCCACCGGCATGTGGGCGGACTGGAAACCACCATTGAGGCGGAGAACTGGTCCGGAACCTTGCATATCCGTTCGGCTCTTGACGGCAGAGTGGAAAACACACTTGTCGAACGTTATCGTCAGCTCAACAATCATCACCTGGAGCAGCTCGGAACCGGTGTTACTGATGACAGATTAATGTGGATTCAGGTCATGACCAATCAGTCAAAGATCCGTATTGCCGAAGCGGGACGCATCCGGCTTTTTATGGACAAAGAACGTATCGAGAAAACGGGGCGGATGATTCAGGAGCCGGGTTATATCGGTCAGGAGTTTGATGTCGATGTGAAACGCGGCAATATCCTGAGGATTGAGAAAATCATAACCTTGTACAATTCGCGCGATTCGGCTATCTCTGAATGTCTGATGCAGGCGCAGGAACATTTGCGGCATACCGATGATTTTGTCTCCCTGATGAACACCCATATCCTTGCCTGGCAGCACCTCTGGGAACGCTGGCGCGTTTCTCTGGAAATCCCGGGCCGGCGCATACAACAGGTGCTGAATCTTCATATCTTCCAACTGCTGCAGACTGTTTCCCCGAAAACCGTGGATTTGGATGCCGGGGTTCCGCCGCGCGGACTGCATGGCGAGGCTTATCGGGGATTAATTATGTGGGATGAACTGTTTATTCTGCCACTGTTGAATATGCGCATTCCCGACATTTCTCGTACGCTGTTGATGTACCGTTATCGCCGTCTGCCTCAGGCCTGCTGGGCGGCCTCGGAAGCCGGTTATCAGGGCGCCATGTATCCCTGGCAAAGCGGCAGCGACGGTCAGGAACAGGCGCAAACCCTGCACCTCAACCCGGAATCCGGCCGCTGGATTCCGGACCATACACAGCTGCAGCGGCACATCAATATCGCCGTTGCTTATAATATCTGGCAGTACTATCAGGTTACCGGCGACATGGATTTTATGTGTTTTTACGGGGCGGACATGTTCTTCAAGATTGCACGATTCTGGGCGGACAAGGCTGAATACAATGAATCAACGCACCGGTATGATATCCGAAAGGTGATGGGCCCTGACGAATTCCATGAGAAATATCCTGATGCTTCCGAACCCGGAATCGACAACAATGCTTATACCAATATCATGGCGGCCTGGGTGTTCTGGCGGGCTCTGGATTTGCTCGAGGAGCTTCCTCAAAACCGCAAACGGTTTATTATGGAAGATTTGAACCTTGAGCAGAAAGAAATTGATCACTGGGATGAACTGAGCCGAAAAATTCGGGTGGTGTTTCATGATGACGGCATCATCAGCCAATTTGAAGGCTATGGTGAACTAAAAGAGTTTGACTGGGAGGCATACAAGAAAAAACACGGAAATATTCATCGGCTGGACCGCATCCTGGAGGCTGAAGATGACAGTCCCGATCGCTACAAGGTATCCAAGCAGGCGGATGTTCTGATGCTGTTTTATTTATTGTCTGCGGATGAGCTGCGTCATCTGTTTGACCGTCTGGATCTGCCGTTCAGTTATGAAACCATTCCGAACAATATCGAATATTATCTCAAACGCACGTCACATGGGTCCACGCTCAGCAGTCTGGTGCATGCCTGGGTGCTGATGCGTTCCAAACGCGAAATGTCCTGGCGTTTGTTTCAGGATGCGCTGGAGAGTGATGTGCGAGACGTACAGGGCGGTACCACCCCGGAGGGTATTCATCTGGGCGCCATGGCCGGAACCGTTGACCTGATCACACGATGTTATTCCGGAATCGAGGCGCGCGACGGGGTGTTGTGGTTTCATCCGCGTCTTCCTTCTGAACTAAAATCATTAAAATTCGGGGTTGAATACCGCAAGACGCGAATTTTTGTGGATATCGCCAAAAATCATTTGCGATTGACCAGCGGAAACGATTCCCGGGAGACCATTAGAGTGGGTTATGACGGCACAACCCTGCTGCTAAAGCCCGGTGAGGAAAAGCAGGTGAATTTTTGA
- a CDS encoding OmpA family protein: MITKQGDRDEYLNAMMRGGCLLIIAAMIGLPMTAEKTFSQSIEATLFGKADSVKLAITETGANVLAPKNYGEAIDYYNDAREDFDKGRNLEDIRKKLRAAVNYFKQAEKSAKLARLTLTNAIKARDDALNADAPHYATELWDDADEEFADAARELEKGDVKDAEKRGAKAETLFRQAELKAIKANYLDETRKLIETAKDIKAEKKAPITLAKAVSLIEQTEKELEQNRYDTDYPRSLARQAKYEAKHAIYLTRTIKTLEAEDKEFEHLLLAAEQPLIRIAGAIDLVPEFDNGYDQPTSRILEYIKAMQDRNTALAQDLADRNQQISDLSSRIAELEEKLGGVEKEKSELALRIEAQARVKKQYNDVEKTFTKEEAQVLRTPENELVLRLLGLNFASGKSEIEPKYFSLLSKVQNAIKTFEGCTVKVEGHTDSFGGDDLNQKLSQERAEAVKAYLMANMGLDDSRIEAVGYGENRPIANNETREGREKNRRIDIIIQPKL, from the coding sequence ATGATAACAAAACAAGGAGACCGTGATGAATACCTGAACGCTATGATGCGCGGTGGCTGTTTGTTGATTATTGCTGCAATGATTGGTTTACCCATGACGGCGGAAAAAACGTTTTCCCAAAGCATCGAAGCGACATTGTTCGGAAAAGCCGATTCGGTTAAACTGGCGATCACAGAGACCGGAGCTAACGTCCTGGCGCCGAAAAATTACGGCGAGGCCATAGACTATTACAATGATGCCAGAGAGGATTTTGACAAGGGCAGAAATTTAGAGGATATCCGCAAAAAGCTGCGTGCGGCTGTTAACTATTTTAAGCAGGCTGAAAAATCGGCAAAACTGGCCCGCCTGACTCTGACCAACGCCATCAAAGCCCGGGACGATGCCCTGAATGCGGATGCGCCCCATTACGCAACGGAGCTCTGGGACGATGCGGATGAGGAATTTGCCGATGCCGCCCGGGAACTGGAAAAAGGCGATGTCAAGGATGCTGAAAAACGCGGCGCCAAAGCGGAAACCCTCTTTCGCCAGGCGGAACTCAAGGCGATCAAAGCCAATTATCTCGATGAGACGCGCAAACTGATCGAAACCGCCAAAGACATAAAAGCCGAGAAAAAGGCTCCGATTACCCTGGCCAAAGCGGTTTCTCTGATCGAACAGACGGAAAAGGAGCTGGAGCAGAACCGCTATGACACCGATTATCCGCGCAGTCTGGCCCGACAGGCCAAATATGAGGCCAAGCATGCCATTTACCTGACCCGGACCATTAAAACACTGGAAGCGGAGGATAAAGAATTTGAGCATCTCCTGTTGGCTGCGGAGCAGCCCCTGATCCGGATTGCCGGGGCTATCGATCTCGTACCTGAATTTGATAACGGATACGATCAACCCACATCCCGTATTCTGGAATATATTAAAGCCATGCAGGACCGTAATACGGCACTTGCACAGGATCTTGCGGACCGCAACCAGCAGATCAGTGATCTTTCCTCCCGCATCGCCGAACTGGAAGAAAAACTGGGCGGTGTGGAAAAGGAAAAATCAGAGCTGGCCCTGCGTATCGAGGCTCAGGCGCGGGTTAAAAAACAATACAATGATGTAGAGAAAACATTTACAAAAGAAGAAGCACAGGTGCTGCGTACACCCGAAAATGAACTGGTGCTGCGGCTGCTGGGACTCAATTTTGCCTCCGGTAAATCTGAAATTGAACCGAAATATTTCAGCCTGCTGAGCAAGGTGCAGAATGCCATCAAAACCTTTGAAGGCTGTACCGTCAAAGTTGAAGGTCATACCGACTCGTTCGGCGGCGACGATTTGAATCAAAAACTGTCGCAGGAACGGGCCGAAGCGGTCAAGGCGTATCTGATGGCCAATATGGGACTGGATGACAGCCGCATCGAGGCGGTCGGTTACGGCGAAAACCGTCCCATTGCCAATAATGAAACCAGGGAAGGACGTGAAAAGAATCGACGAATCGATATTATTATTCAGCCGAAACTGTAA
- a CDS encoding PP2C family protein-serine/threonine phosphatase has translation MFQAAGHPPLLYWDSQAQQVEFIESNGLLFGFVDDVDYPVHTFSFSKGDRFLLYTDGLTEAENAAGKLFDENHLSKFVQSHADSPPAQLGSQLLQKLKAWQEPSTEQQDDLTWIVIDIE, from the coding sequence TTGTTTCAGGCAGCAGGCCATCCGCCGCTGCTCTATTGGGATTCACAGGCCCAACAGGTTGAGTTTATCGAAAGCAATGGTCTGCTTTTCGGTTTTGTCGATGATGTCGATTATCCGGTACACACATTTTCATTCAGCAAAGGAGATCGTTTCCTGCTGTATACCGATGGATTGACCGAAGCCGAGAATGCAGCGGGGAAATTGTTCGATGAAAATCACTTGAGCAAGTTCGTACAGTCGCATGCCGATAGTCCGCCCGCTCAGCTTGGTTCTCAATTACTGCAAAAACTCAAAGCATGGCAGGAGCCCAGCACAGAGCAACAGGATGATCTGACCTGGATCGTGATTGACATTGAATAG
- a CDS encoding M14 family metallopeptidase, with the protein MMAQRLLVLMILFSGCMLLANPFTGAFLNEQQKRLQALQKHDRATLESVAATPGGHPLWTLTVAAKDTGLPAVVLFGNVDGDDPASTELVLGLLERWLHDYDRVDSITQFLDSTVIYAFPNINPDAQQGSLPLNARSLDLDHDGFKDEDAPEDINGDGFITHMRILDPAGAWMADSSLSGWMRKADPARGEYGAWRVYREGVDNDADGRWNEDSEGGVHINRNFSYQYPRFEFGAGLDPMSEPETRAIADFVFEHENIVAMYAITRAGNLVQPWSSAGDGEPNNVAAEDKPYFESMADRFQNIAGKPAWNSEQSSGRLDHWAYFHAGRWCFSAPVWVPRVAADSADTGDWPPEKRLWTRIEEQNDSSRFVPWQPVQHPDFPDKRVEVGGLKPYADQPDAADMDSLIDVHHDFLLELRRQLPYLQVETHVEPLGSGIFRVRLCVQNRGALPTQPLPGTDLRWNRDLTAQLEWGEGQILLSHEPFIKLPRLEPGEAHELSWLLQGSEPVSITVGSPSCGFISKRLSLRKGGAK; encoded by the coding sequence ATGATGGCACAACGACTTTTAGTTTTAATGATTCTTTTTTCCGGCTGTATGTTATTGGCCAATCCGTTCACCGGGGCTTTCCTGAATGAACAGCAAAAACGCCTGCAAGCGTTGCAGAAACATGATCGGGCTACGCTGGAATCTGTTGCCGCCACGCCGGGCGGACATCCGTTATGGACATTAACTGTTGCCGCAAAAGATACCGGGCTTCCGGCTGTTGTTCTTTTCGGCAATGTCGACGGTGATGATCCGGCCTCTACTGAACTGGTTCTCGGTTTGCTGGAGCGCTGGCTGCATGATTACGATCGGGTGGACAGCATTACCCAATTTCTCGATTCTACGGTTATTTACGCCTTTCCGAATATCAATCCGGATGCGCAACAAGGGAGTTTACCGCTGAATGCCCGATCGCTGGATCTGGACCACGACGGATTCAAAGATGAAGACGCACCGGAGGATATCAACGGCGACGGCTTTATCACCCATATGCGTATACTCGATCCGGCCGGCGCCTGGATGGCCGATTCGTCCTTGTCCGGATGGATGCGAAAAGCCGATCCGGCTCGCGGCGAATACGGCGCCTGGCGGGTCTATCGCGAAGGTGTTGACAATGATGCCGATGGCCGATGGAACGAAGATTCCGAGGGCGGCGTGCATATCAACCGGAATTTTTCGTACCAGTATCCGCGATTTGAATTCGGCGCCGGCCTCGATCCCATGTCCGAGCCGGAAACGCGCGCCATTGCCGATTTTGTATTCGAACACGAAAATATTGTCGCTATGTATGCAATTACCCGGGCCGGCAATCTGGTGCAGCCCTGGTCCTCAGCCGGGGACGGGGAGCCGAATAATGTGGCGGCAGAGGATAAGCCTTATTTTGAAAGCATGGCAGACCGGTTTCAGAACATCGCCGGCAAACCGGCCTGGAACAGCGAACAATCCAGCGGCCGGCTCGATCACTGGGCCTATTTTCACGCCGGCCGCTGGTGTTTCAGTGCGCCGGTTTGGGTGCCGCGCGTTGCCGCGGATTCCGCGGATACGGGGGACTGGCCCCCGGAGAAACGGCTGTGGACCCGGATTGAGGAGCAGAACGATTCAAGCCGGTTTGTCCCCTGGCAGCCTGTTCAGCACCCGGATTTCCCGGATAAACGCGTCGAGGTCGGCGGACTAAAACCGTATGCCGATCAGCCTGACGCAGCTGACATGGATTCTCTGATTGATGTGCATCATGATTTTTTGCTCGAGTTGCGCCGACAGTTGCCGTATTTACAGGTTGAGACGCATGTGGAGCCGCTGGGCAGCGGTATATTTCGGGTGCGCCTGTGCGTGCAAAATCGCGGCGCCCTGCCCACACAGCCGCTTCCCGGCACTGATTTGCGGTGGAACCGGGACCTCACAGCGCAGCTCGAATGGGGTGAGGGCCAAATATTGCTCAGCCATGAACCGTTCATTAAACTGCCGCGCCTCGAACCCGGTGAGGCGCACGAACTGTCCTGGCTGCTGCAAGGTTCAGAGCCGGTCAGTATCACCGTCGGCAGTCCGTCCTGCGGTTTTATCAGCAAGCGCCTGTCCCTGCGGAAAGGAGGTGCAAAATGA
- a CDS encoding M14 family metallopeptidase, which yields MKRFLIVVCFLIHLPFCQAQTITSALKAMGAPNNPEVDIAWNRYYDYAEIQDICRQLAKAHPQLVQMSFIGRSVQGRELTLLTVTNAETGPDTQKPAMYVDGNIHANEIQGSEVALYTAWYLAENYGEIEWITDLVDTRTFYIVPSINPDARDYYIHEPNSPHSPRTGLLPRDDDGDGRYDEDPPDDLDGDGNIVMMRKADANGRWTTDPEDPRRMVRAEPDEKGEYTLIGWEGLDNDADGNVNEDGPGYYDPNRNWGIDWQPESVQNGADQYPFSIPEKPGGG from the coding sequence ATGAAGCGGTTTCTGATTGTAGTTTGTTTCTTAATCCACCTGCCTTTCTGTCAGGCGCAGACCATTACCAGCGCTCTCAAAGCCATGGGCGCGCCGAACAATCCCGAGGTGGACATTGCCTGGAACCGATATTATGATTACGCTGAAATTCAGGATATCTGCCGCCAATTGGCCAAAGCGCATCCGCAGCTGGTTCAGATGTCGTTCATCGGCCGTTCCGTGCAGGGACGCGAATTGACCCTGTTGACCGTGACGAATGCAGAAACCGGCCCCGATACGCAAAAACCGGCAATGTACGTGGACGGAAATATTCATGCCAATGAAATACAGGGCAGCGAGGTGGCGCTGTACACGGCCTGGTATCTGGCGGAAAATTACGGTGAGATCGAATGGATCACGGATCTGGTGGACACCCGCACCTTTTACATTGTGCCGTCCATCAATCCGGATGCCCGCGATTATTACATTCATGAGCCCAACAGTCCGCATTCACCGCGCACCGGCCTTTTGCCGCGCGATGACGATGGTGACGGCCGTTACGACGAAGACCCGCCCGATGATCTGGACGGGGACGGCAATATTGTCATGATGCGCAAAGCCGATGCGAATGGCCGCTGGACGACCGATCCGGAGGATCCGCGCCGAATGGTGCGCGCCGAACCGGATGAAAAGGGCGAATATACACTCATCGGCTGGGAGGGCCTGGACAATGACGCTGACGGAAACGTCAATGAAGATGGACCCGGGTATTACGATCCGAATCGAAACTGGGGCATCGACTGGCAGCCGGAATCGGTTCAGAACGGCGCGGACCAGTATCCGTTTTCGATTCCGGAGAAACCGGGTGGTGGCTGA
- a CDS encoding family 43 glycosylhydrolase, producing MKKQILLACVILICFSAHAQYQTEPAQINNSTFMNPIFPGDYPDPSILRDGDDYYVVHSSFEYYPGLLIWHSRDLINWTLGCQCTAQIRGFGVGAGSGEIRWTIECFCLEGPKLIKRGEYYYLTVAEGGTSGPPTGHMVISARSRSPLGPWENSPYNPIARAEDRLDRWWSVGHGTLFKAKDESWWMIFHGYEKDHYNMGRQTLLAPIEWTDDGWYKIPDSIQIDQPIQRPAGQASEQAFSLSDDFSGAILRPHWKFFGEYDTDRFQVANQNLMIKGKGQSVANSSPLLCVPSHHSYMAQVELRITGDAVGGLVLFYNNDACSGILADPNNILANLRGWQFPTETNVIENHAYLRLVNSKQYRRYVLQC from the coding sequence ATGAAAAAACAAATTCTGCTCGCATGCGTTATTCTGATCTGCTTTTCAGCACATGCGCAATATCAAACCGAACCGGCTCAGATCAATAACAGTACATTTATGAACCCCATTTTTCCGGGAGATTACCCGGATCCGAGCATTTTGCGGGACGGGGACGATTACTATGTGGTGCATTCCTCGTTCGAATATTATCCCGGACTGTTAATCTGGCATTCCAGAGATCTGATCAACTGGACTCTCGGTTGCCAATGCACTGCACAAATACGTGGGTTCGGTGTGGGCGCCGGATCTGGTGAAATACGATGGACGATTGAATGTTTCTGTCTGGAAGGCCCCAAACTGATCAAACGCGGAGAGTATTATTATCTGACCGTGGCTGAAGGCGGAACATCAGGTCCGCCGACCGGCCATATGGTCATTTCAGCGCGCTCCCGGTCGCCTCTCGGTCCCTGGGAAAATTCGCCCTATAACCCTATTGCGAGAGCAGAGGATCGGTTGGACAGGTGGTGGTCTGTCGGACACGGGACCCTGTTCAAAGCAAAGGATGAAAGCTGGTGGATGATTTTTCATGGATATGAAAAAGATCACTATAACATGGGACGACAGACCCTGCTGGCACCCATCGAATGGACCGACGACGGCTGGTATAAAATACCGGACAGCATTCAGATTGACCAGCCCATCCAGCGCCCGGCCGGACAAGCGTCCGAACAGGCATTTTCCCTGAGTGACGATTTTTCAGGAGCAATCCTGAGACCGCACTGGAAATTCTTTGGCGAGTATGACACCGATCGGTTTCAAGTGGCAAACCAGAATTTGATGATAAAGGGAAAAGGGCAATCGGTTGCAAACAGCTCTCCCCTGCTCTGCGTGCCGTCGCATCATTCCTATATGGCACAGGTGGAATTGAGGATCACAGGCGACGCCGTCGGCGGATTGGTGCTGTTTTATAACAACGACGCCTGTTCCGGCATCCTGGCTGATCCGAACAATATTCTGGCCAATCTGCGCGGCTGGCAGTTTCCGACTGAAACAAATGTCATTGAAAATCATGCTTATCTTCGTCTTGTCAACTCGAAACAATATCGTAGATATGTATTACAGTGTTGA